In the Choloepus didactylus isolate mChoDid1 chromosome 5, mChoDid1.pri, whole genome shotgun sequence genome, one interval contains:
- the LOC119534136 gene encoding kielin/chordin-like protein isoform X8 has protein sequence MAKSGCSPGTPARSAGACPDDPCPAHQEGHIQCHQRECASLCPYPARPLPGTCCPVCDGCFLGGREYRSGEPVGSGDPCSHCRCANGSVQCEPLPCPPVPCRHPGRTPGQCCPVCDGCEYQGHQYQSQETFRLQESDHCVHCSCQAGEVSCEEQECPVAPCTPPGSGPQLCSACVLDGEEFAEGVQWEPDDQPCTACSCQGGVPTCRAVFCPPAPCQHPTQPPGACCPSCESCSYHGHVYANGQNFTDGDHPCQACRCQDGTVMCSLVDCPPTTCARPQSGPGQCCPKCPDCILEKRVFVDGESFSHPRDPCQECQCQEGHAHCQPRACPRAPCAHPLPGSCCQNDCNGCAFGGKEYPNGADFPHPSDPCRLCHCLSGNVQCLARRCPPLPCPEPVLLPGECCPQCPTAATGCPQAGDAPPARHQEHFSPPGDPCRRCLCLDGTVSCQRLPCPPAPCAHPRQGSCCPSCNGCLYQGKEFSSGEHFPSPTDRCHVCLCWEGSVSCQPRTCAPVQCPFPARGDCCPACDGCEYLGESYLSSQEFLDPREPCRLCTCLGGSVTCGRHPCEPLGCSHPLTPPGHCCPTCQGCLYRGVTAAPGETFPDPLDPTCSLCTCRDGSVHCQKKPCPPALCPHPSPGRCFCPVCQSCLSGGREHQDGEEFEGPAGSCERCRCQAGQVRCVRQQCTPLPCALQVPEPGGCCPRCRDCEHEGRKYEPGESFQPAADPCEVCICELQPEGPPSLRCHRRQCPVLVGCPPSQLLPPGPQRCCPTCARESQDALSNCTESLLGSELAPPDPCYTCQCQDLTWLCVHRACPELSCPPSERRTPPGSCCPECQECVVEARGQRVADGESWRDPSNVCIICTCRRGHVECHLEECQPLTCPDGWAQARETGSCCPRCQAPAQSCVHQGREVTSGERWAMDACTSCSCMAGTVRCQSQRCPLLSCGSDEAPALSPGSCCPLCLPRPASCMAFGDPHYRTFDGRLLHFQGSCSYVLAKDCRGRDFSVHVTNDDRGRSGVAWTQEVTVLVGDAAVRLLQGGAVTVDGRSVALPFLKEPLLYVELRGRTVILHAQPGLQVQREGQVLWDGQSQVEVSVPGSYRGQTCGLCGNFNGFAQDDLRSPQGLLLPTEAAFGNSWQVPEGPGPGPPCLVGREVDPCRAAGYRARREANARCGVLKSAPFSRCHAVVPPEPFFAACVYDLCACGPGSSADACLCDALEAYASHCRQAGVTPAWRGPTLCVVGCPLDRGFVFDECGPPCPRTCFNQHIPLGELAAHCVKPCVPGCQCPAGLVEHEAHCISPEACPPVLLTRDQPPRAQPSPSQELPGAA, from the exons CCCTGACGACCCCTGCCCCGCCCACCAGGAGGGCCACATCCAGTGCCACCAGCGAGAGTGTGCCAGCCTGTGCCCCTACCCTGCCCGGCCCCTCCCGGGCACCTGCTGCCCCGTGTGTGATG GCTGTTTCCTAGGCGGGCGGGAGTACCGCAGCGGGGAGCCGGTGGGCTCTGGGGACCCCTGCTCGCACTGCCGCTGTGCC AACGGGAGTGTCCAGTGTGAGCCTCTGCCCTGCCCACCTGTGCCCTGCAGACACCCAGGGAGGACTCCCGGGCAGTGCTGCCCAGTCTGTGACG GCTGTGAGTACCAGGGACACCAGTACCAGAGCCAGGAGACCTTCAGACTCCAAGAGAGTGACCACTGTGTCCACTGCTCCTGCCAG GCCGGCGAGGTCTCCTGTGAGGAGCAGGAGTGCCCAGTTGCCCCCTGTACCCCGCCTGGCTCGGGCCCCCAGCTCTGCTCAG CCTGTGTGCTTGATGGAGAGGAGTTTGCCGAGGGGGTCCAGTGGGAGCCGGATGATCAGCCCTGCACTGCCTGCTCCTGTCAAGGCGGGGTGCCCACGTGCAGGGCTGTGTtctgccccccagccccctgccagcaccccacccagccccctg GTGCCTGCTGCCCCAGCTGCGAGAGCTGCAGCTACCACGGCCATGTGTATGCCAATGGGCAGAACTTCACGGATGGAGACCACCCTTGCCAGGCGTGCCGCTGCCAG GATGGGACCGTGATGTGCTCCTTGGTCGACTGCCCTCCCACGACCTGTGCCAGGCCCCAGAGCGGACCCGGCCAGTGCTGCCCTAAGTGCCCAG ACTGCATCTTGGAGAAACGGGTGTTTGTGgatggagagagcttctctcacCCCCGAGACCCCTGCCAGGAGTGCCAGTGCCAGGAAGGCCATGCCCACTGCCAGCCCCGGGCCTGCCCCAGAGCCCCCTGTGCCCACCCACTGCCTGGCTCCTGCTGCCAGAACGACTGCAATG GCTGTGCCTTTGGTGGGAAAGAGTACCCCAATGGAGCCGACTTCCCCCACCCCTCGGACCCCTGCCGCCTCTGTCACTGTCTG AGCGGCAACGTGCAGTGCCTGGCCCGCCGCTGCCCACCACTGCCCTGTCCAGAGCCCGTCCTGCTGCCGGGAGAGTGCTGTCCACAGTGCCCCA CCGCCGCCACCGGGTGCCCGCAGGCCGGGGACGCGCCCCCTGCCCGCCACCAGGAGCACTTCTCCCCGCCTGGAGACCCCTGCCGCCGCTGCCTCTGCCTCGACGGCACCGTGTCCTGCCAGCGGCTGCCCTGCCCACCCGCGCCCTGCGCCCACCCGCGCCAGGGATCCTGCTGCCCGTCCTGCAACG GCTGCCTGTACCAGGGGAAGGAGTTTTCCAGTGGAGAGCACTTTCCTTCACCCACCGACCGATGCCATGTCTGCCTCTGCTGGGAGGGAAGTGTCAGTTGCCAGCCCAGGACCTGTGCCCCGGTGCAGTGTCCCTTCCCTGCCAGGGGTGACTGCTGCCCCGCCTGCGATG GCTGTGAGTATCTGGGGGAGTCCTACCTGAGCAGCCAGGAGTTCCTGGATCCTCGAGAGCCCTGCCGCCTGTGTACCTGCCTTGGCGGCTCCGTGACCTGTGGCCGCCACCCCTGCGAGCCTCTGGGCTGCAGCCACCCACTCACCCCGCCTGGGCACTGCTGCCCCACCTGCCAGG GATGCCTCTATCGCGGGGTCACTGCTGCCCCTGGAGAGACCTTTCCTGACCCACTGGACCCCACCTGCTCCCTCTGCACGTGCCGG GATGGCTCTGTTCACTGCCAGAAGAAGCCATGTCCTCCtgctctctgcccccacccctctccgGGACGCTGCTTCTGCCCTGTTTGCCAGA GCTGCCTCTCCGGGGGCCGGGAGCACCAGGACGGGGAGGAGTTTGAGGGACCTGCAGGGAGCTGTGAGCGGTGCCGCTGTCAG GCTGGCCAGGTCCGCTGTGTGCGGCAACAGTGCACCCCACTGCCCTGTGCACTCCAGGTCCCAGAGCCGGGGGGCTGCTGCCCTCGCTGCAGAG ACTGTGAGCACGAGGGCCGGAAGTATGAGCCAGGGGAGAGCTTCCAACCCGCAGCAGACCCCTGTGAAGTGTGCATCTGTGAG CTGCAGCCCGAGGGACCCCCCAGCCTGCGCTGTCACCGACGGCAGTGCCCCGTCCTGGTGGGCTGCCCCCCCAGCCAGCTCCTGCCCCCTGGGCCCCAACGCTGCTGCCCGACCTGTGCTCGTGAGTCCCAGG ACGCGCTGAGTAACTGCACAGAGAGTCTGCTGGGGTCGGAGCTGGCCCCACCAGACCCCTGCTACACCTGCCAGTGCCAG GACCTGACCTGGCTCTGTGTTCACCGTGCCTGTCCGGAGCTCAGCTGTCCCCCGTCAGAGCGCCGTACCCCACCTGGGAGCTGCTGTCCCGAGTGCCAGG AATGTGTTGTGGAGGCAAGGGGCCAGAGAGTGGCCGATGGAGAGAGCTGGCGGGACCCCAGCAACGTCTGCATCATTTGCACCTGCCGG CGGGGCCACGTGGAGTGCCACCTCGAGGAGTGCCAGCCCCTTACCTGCCCCGATGGCTGGGCACAGGCGCGCGAGACTGGCAGCTGCTGCCCGCGATGCCAAG CCCCCGCCCAGTCGTGCGTGCACCAGGGCCGGGAGGTGACCTCGGGGGAGCGCTGGGCCATGGACGCCTGCACCAGCTGCTCCTGCATGGCTGGCACCGTTCGCTGCCAGAGCCAGCGCTGCCCGCTGCTCTCGTGTGGCTCC GACGAGGCCCCCGCCCTGAGCCCCGGAAGCTGCTGTCCCCTTTGCCTGCCCCGGCCCGCTTCCTGCATGGCCTTCGGAGACCCCCATTACCGCACCTTCGATGGACGCCTGCTGCACTTCCAGGGCAGCTGCAGCTATGTGCTGGCCAAGGACTGCCGTGGACGAGACTTCAG CGTCCACGTGACCAACGATGACCGTGGCCGGAGCGGCGTGGCCTGGACCCAGGAGGTGACAGTGCTGGTGGGAGACGCCGCCGTGCGGCTGCTGCAGGGCGGGGCGGTCACG gtagATGGGCGCTCAGTGGCCTTGCCCTTCCTGAAGGAGCCGCTGCTGTACGTGGAGCTGCGGGGACGCACCGTGATCCTGCACGCCCAGCCCGGGCTCCAGGTGCAGCGAGAGGGCCAG GTGCTCTGGGATGGGCAGTCCCAGGTGGAGGTGAGCGTGCCCGGCTCCTACCGGGGCCAGACCTGTGGGCTCTGTGGGAACTTCAATGGCTTTGCCCAGGATGATCTGCGGAGTCCccaggggctgctcctgcccaccGAGGCTGCATTTGGGAATAGCTGGCAG gTCCCAGAGGGGCCGGGGCCCGGCCCCCCATGTTTGGTGGGTCGCGAGGTGGATCCGTGCCGGGCTGCAGGTTACCGTGCCAGGCGGGAGGCCAATGCCCGGTGCGGGGTGTTGAAGTCGGCCCCCTTCAGTCGCTGCCATGCTGTGGTGCCCCCAGAGCCTTTCTTTGCTGCGTGCGTGTACGACTTGTGTGCTTGTGGCCCTGGCTCCTCGGCGGATGCCTGCCTCTGTGACGCCCTGGAAGCCTACGCCAGCCACTGTCGCCAGGCGGGGGTGACGCCTGCCTGGCGGGGCCCCACGCTCTGCG TGGTGGGCTGCCCCCTGGACCGTGGCTTTGTGTTCGATGAGTGTGGGCCGCCCTGTCCCCGCACCTGCTTCAACCAGCACATCCCCCTCGGGGAGCTGGCGGCCCACTGCGTGAAGCCCTGCGTTCCCGGCTGCCAGTGCCCCGCGGGGCTGGTGGAGCACGAAGCCCACTGCATCTCACCCGAGGCCTGCCCCCCAGTCCTGCTCACCAGGGACCAGCCACCCAGGGCTCAGCCCAGCCCCAGTCAGGAGCTCCCAGGAGCAGCCTGA
- the LOC119534136 gene encoding kielin/chordin-like protein isoform X7, translating to MAKSGCSPGTPARSAGAWLSPDDPCPAHQEGHIQCHQRECASLCPYPARPLPGTCCPVCDGCFLGGREYRSGEPVGSGDPCSHCRCANGSVQCEPLPCPPVPCRHPGRTPGQCCPVCDGCEYQGHQYQSQETFRLQESDHCVHCSCQAGEVSCEEQECPVAPCTPPGSGPQLCSACVLDGEEFAEGVQWEPDDQPCTACSCQGGVPTCRAVFCPPAPCQHPTQPPGACCPSCESCSYHGHVYANGQNFTDGDHPCQACRCQDGTVMCSLVDCPPTTCARPQSGPGQCCPKCPDCILEKRVFVDGESFSHPRDPCQECQCQEGHAHCQPRACPRAPCAHPLPGSCCQNDCNGCAFGGKEYPNGADFPHPSDPCRLCHCLSGNVQCLARRCPPLPCPEPVLLPGECCPQCPTAATGCPQAGDAPPARHQEHFSPPGDPCRRCLCLDGTVSCQRLPCPPAPCAHPRQGSCCPSCNGCLYQGKEFSSGEHFPSPTDRCHVCLCWEGSVSCQPRTCAPVQCPFPARGDCCPACDGCEYLGESYLSSQEFLDPREPCRLCTCLGGSVTCGRHPCEPLGCSHPLTPPGHCCPTCQGCLYRGVTAAPGETFPDPLDPTCSLCTCRDGSVHCQKKPCPPALCPHPSPGRCFCPVCQSCLSGGREHQDGEEFEGPAGSCERCRCQAGQVRCVRQQCTPLPCALQVPEPGGCCPRCRDCEHEGRKYEPGESFQPAADPCEVCICELQPEGPPSLRCHRRQCPVLVGCPPSQLLPPGPQRCCPTCARESQDALSNCTESLLGSELAPPDPCYTCQCQDLTWLCVHRACPELSCPPSERRTPPGSCCPECQECVVEARGQRVADGESWRDPSNVCIICTCRRGHVECHLEECQPLTCPDGWAQARETGSCCPRCQAPAQSCVHQGREVTSGERWAMDACTSCSCMAGTVRCQSQRCPLLSCGSDEAPALSPGSCCPLCLPRPASCMAFGDPHYRTFDGRLLHFQGSCSYVLAKDCRGRDFSVHVTNDDRGRSGVAWTQEVTVLVGDAAVRLLQGGAVTVDGRSVALPFLKEPLLYVELRGRTVILHAQPGLQVQREGQVLWDGQSQVEVSVPGSYRGQTCGLCGNFNGFAQDDLRSPQGLLLPTEAAFGNSWQVPEGPGPGPPCLVGREVDPCRAAGYRARREANARCGVLKSAPFSRCHAVVPPEPFFAACVYDLCACGPGSSADACLCDALEAYASHCRQAGVTPAWRGPTLCVVGCPLDRGFVFDECGPPCPRTCFNQHIPLGELAAHCVKPCVPGCQCPAGLVEHEAHCISPEACPPVLLTRDQPPRAQPSPSQELPGAA from the exons GCTGAGCCCTGACGACCCCTGCCCCGCCCACCAGGAGGGCCACATCCAGTGCCACCAGCGAGAGTGTGCCAGCCTGTGCCCCTACCCTGCCCGGCCCCTCCCGGGCACCTGCTGCCCCGTGTGTGATG GCTGTTTCCTAGGCGGGCGGGAGTACCGCAGCGGGGAGCCGGTGGGCTCTGGGGACCCCTGCTCGCACTGCCGCTGTGCC AACGGGAGTGTCCAGTGTGAGCCTCTGCCCTGCCCACCTGTGCCCTGCAGACACCCAGGGAGGACTCCCGGGCAGTGCTGCCCAGTCTGTGACG GCTGTGAGTACCAGGGACACCAGTACCAGAGCCAGGAGACCTTCAGACTCCAAGAGAGTGACCACTGTGTCCACTGCTCCTGCCAG GCCGGCGAGGTCTCCTGTGAGGAGCAGGAGTGCCCAGTTGCCCCCTGTACCCCGCCTGGCTCGGGCCCCCAGCTCTGCTCAG CCTGTGTGCTTGATGGAGAGGAGTTTGCCGAGGGGGTCCAGTGGGAGCCGGATGATCAGCCCTGCACTGCCTGCTCCTGTCAAGGCGGGGTGCCCACGTGCAGGGCTGTGTtctgccccccagccccctgccagcaccccacccagccccctg GTGCCTGCTGCCCCAGCTGCGAGAGCTGCAGCTACCACGGCCATGTGTATGCCAATGGGCAGAACTTCACGGATGGAGACCACCCTTGCCAGGCGTGCCGCTGCCAG GATGGGACCGTGATGTGCTCCTTGGTCGACTGCCCTCCCACGACCTGTGCCAGGCCCCAGAGCGGACCCGGCCAGTGCTGCCCTAAGTGCCCAG ACTGCATCTTGGAGAAACGGGTGTTTGTGgatggagagagcttctctcacCCCCGAGACCCCTGCCAGGAGTGCCAGTGCCAGGAAGGCCATGCCCACTGCCAGCCCCGGGCCTGCCCCAGAGCCCCCTGTGCCCACCCACTGCCTGGCTCCTGCTGCCAGAACGACTGCAATG GCTGTGCCTTTGGTGGGAAAGAGTACCCCAATGGAGCCGACTTCCCCCACCCCTCGGACCCCTGCCGCCTCTGTCACTGTCTG AGCGGCAACGTGCAGTGCCTGGCCCGCCGCTGCCCACCACTGCCCTGTCCAGAGCCCGTCCTGCTGCCGGGAGAGTGCTGTCCACAGTGCCCCA CCGCCGCCACCGGGTGCCCGCAGGCCGGGGACGCGCCCCCTGCCCGCCACCAGGAGCACTTCTCCCCGCCTGGAGACCCCTGCCGCCGCTGCCTCTGCCTCGACGGCACCGTGTCCTGCCAGCGGCTGCCCTGCCCACCCGCGCCCTGCGCCCACCCGCGCCAGGGATCCTGCTGCCCGTCCTGCAACG GCTGCCTGTACCAGGGGAAGGAGTTTTCCAGTGGAGAGCACTTTCCTTCACCCACCGACCGATGCCATGTCTGCCTCTGCTGGGAGGGAAGTGTCAGTTGCCAGCCCAGGACCTGTGCCCCGGTGCAGTGTCCCTTCCCTGCCAGGGGTGACTGCTGCCCCGCCTGCGATG GCTGTGAGTATCTGGGGGAGTCCTACCTGAGCAGCCAGGAGTTCCTGGATCCTCGAGAGCCCTGCCGCCTGTGTACCTGCCTTGGCGGCTCCGTGACCTGTGGCCGCCACCCCTGCGAGCCTCTGGGCTGCAGCCACCCACTCACCCCGCCTGGGCACTGCTGCCCCACCTGCCAGG GATGCCTCTATCGCGGGGTCACTGCTGCCCCTGGAGAGACCTTTCCTGACCCACTGGACCCCACCTGCTCCCTCTGCACGTGCCGG GATGGCTCTGTTCACTGCCAGAAGAAGCCATGTCCTCCtgctctctgcccccacccctctccgGGACGCTGCTTCTGCCCTGTTTGCCAGA GCTGCCTCTCCGGGGGCCGGGAGCACCAGGACGGGGAGGAGTTTGAGGGACCTGCAGGGAGCTGTGAGCGGTGCCGCTGTCAG GCTGGCCAGGTCCGCTGTGTGCGGCAACAGTGCACCCCACTGCCCTGTGCACTCCAGGTCCCAGAGCCGGGGGGCTGCTGCCCTCGCTGCAGAG ACTGTGAGCACGAGGGCCGGAAGTATGAGCCAGGGGAGAGCTTCCAACCCGCAGCAGACCCCTGTGAAGTGTGCATCTGTGAG CTGCAGCCCGAGGGACCCCCCAGCCTGCGCTGTCACCGACGGCAGTGCCCCGTCCTGGTGGGCTGCCCCCCCAGCCAGCTCCTGCCCCCTGGGCCCCAACGCTGCTGCCCGACCTGTGCTCGTGAGTCCCAGG ACGCGCTGAGTAACTGCACAGAGAGTCTGCTGGGGTCGGAGCTGGCCCCACCAGACCCCTGCTACACCTGCCAGTGCCAG GACCTGACCTGGCTCTGTGTTCACCGTGCCTGTCCGGAGCTCAGCTGTCCCCCGTCAGAGCGCCGTACCCCACCTGGGAGCTGCTGTCCCGAGTGCCAGG AATGTGTTGTGGAGGCAAGGGGCCAGAGAGTGGCCGATGGAGAGAGCTGGCGGGACCCCAGCAACGTCTGCATCATTTGCACCTGCCGG CGGGGCCACGTGGAGTGCCACCTCGAGGAGTGCCAGCCCCTTACCTGCCCCGATGGCTGGGCACAGGCGCGCGAGACTGGCAGCTGCTGCCCGCGATGCCAAG CCCCCGCCCAGTCGTGCGTGCACCAGGGCCGGGAGGTGACCTCGGGGGAGCGCTGGGCCATGGACGCCTGCACCAGCTGCTCCTGCATGGCTGGCACCGTTCGCTGCCAGAGCCAGCGCTGCCCGCTGCTCTCGTGTGGCTCC GACGAGGCCCCCGCCCTGAGCCCCGGAAGCTGCTGTCCCCTTTGCCTGCCCCGGCCCGCTTCCTGCATGGCCTTCGGAGACCCCCATTACCGCACCTTCGATGGACGCCTGCTGCACTTCCAGGGCAGCTGCAGCTATGTGCTGGCCAAGGACTGCCGTGGACGAGACTTCAG CGTCCACGTGACCAACGATGACCGTGGCCGGAGCGGCGTGGCCTGGACCCAGGAGGTGACAGTGCTGGTGGGAGACGCCGCCGTGCGGCTGCTGCAGGGCGGGGCGGTCACG gtagATGGGCGCTCAGTGGCCTTGCCCTTCCTGAAGGAGCCGCTGCTGTACGTGGAGCTGCGGGGACGCACCGTGATCCTGCACGCCCAGCCCGGGCTCCAGGTGCAGCGAGAGGGCCAG GTGCTCTGGGATGGGCAGTCCCAGGTGGAGGTGAGCGTGCCCGGCTCCTACCGGGGCCAGACCTGTGGGCTCTGTGGGAACTTCAATGGCTTTGCCCAGGATGATCTGCGGAGTCCccaggggctgctcctgcccaccGAGGCTGCATTTGGGAATAGCTGGCAG gTCCCAGAGGGGCCGGGGCCCGGCCCCCCATGTTTGGTGGGTCGCGAGGTGGATCCGTGCCGGGCTGCAGGTTACCGTGCCAGGCGGGAGGCCAATGCCCGGTGCGGGGTGTTGAAGTCGGCCCCCTTCAGTCGCTGCCATGCTGTGGTGCCCCCAGAGCCTTTCTTTGCTGCGTGCGTGTACGACTTGTGTGCTTGTGGCCCTGGCTCCTCGGCGGATGCCTGCCTCTGTGACGCCCTGGAAGCCTACGCCAGCCACTGTCGCCAGGCGGGGGTGACGCCTGCCTGGCGGGGCCCCACGCTCTGCG TGGTGGGCTGCCCCCTGGACCGTGGCTTTGTGTTCGATGAGTGTGGGCCGCCCTGTCCCCGCACCTGCTTCAACCAGCACATCCCCCTCGGGGAGCTGGCGGCCCACTGCGTGAAGCCCTGCGTTCCCGGCTGCCAGTGCCCCGCGGGGCTGGTGGAGCACGAAGCCCACTGCATCTCACCCGAGGCCTGCCCCCCAGTCCTGCTCACCAGGGACCAGCCACCCAGGGCTCAGCCCAGCCCCAGTCAGGAGCTCCCAGGAGCAGCCTGA